In Paraburkholderia terrae, the DNA window CACGGTTCGCCGGCACGACATCATACGAGACGGCTTCGGACTTCACTCGCGCGTCGACCAACGACACGCCGTCGACCAGCACTTCGTAAACCGTGTTCTCGCAAGCGGCTTTGTCGACGCCGCTACCCATGGTGGCGTTACCTTGCGGATCGAGATCGATGAGCAGGACCCGCTGTCCCTGCGATGCGAGGCTCGCGGCGAGATTGACCGCGGTCGTCGTTTTGCCGACTCCACCCTTCTGGTTCGCAACGCAGAAGATTTTTGCCATCTGTTAGGTGTCCCTTTGCAGCCTGTTTAATGAAATTTCGATCTGAAATTCAGCCTACCGTGACTTCGATCAGATGCCGCTCGGCATCCAGCGCAGGCACTTTGAGACGAATCACTTGCTTCACGTGGGCGCCTTCAGGCAGGCGCTCGATTTCCCCATCCGGTCGAACGCCCTTCATTGCCCAGATCGCGCCGTCGTCCGCAACGAGGTGACGGGCCAGTGTAACGAAATCCGCCAGCTCTGCGAATGCGCGCGAGACAATTACATCGAACTTTCCTGGAACCTCGGTGCCCGGCCGCAGATTTTCGACGCGCCCCGTGACAACCGACAGATTTCCCAAGCCCAGTTCCGCCTTAGCTTGTGACTGGAACGCGGACTTTTTCTGAACGATGTCATTGACGGTGATCGTCCAGTCGGGAAACACGATCGCGAGGACGACGCCCGGCAGTCCGCCTCCCGAGCCGACGTCCAGCAGCGTCGCCGGTCCAAGCGTAGCCAGATGCGGAACGATCGAAAGAGAATCCAAGATGTGCTGGATCAGCATTTGGCGCGGATCGCGGATCGCCGTCAGGTTGTAGACGGCATTCCACTTGGCCAGCAACGCAACGTAGTCGAGCAGTTTGCCCTTTTGCTCCGCGCTCAGCTCGATGTCCAGTTCGCGCAGGCCCTCATCCAGCAGAGCGGCGAGCGCCTCGCGCCCCGCTGTCGTGTCGATACGTGCCGTCATTGAGCCACCGGCGAGTTGTCGGTGCCAGCGCTAGCGGGTTTCTGCGCGCGCCGACCGAGGCCGCGCTTCAGGTGAACCATCAGTAGCGAGATCGCAGCCGGTGTGATGCCGGAAATGCGCGACGCCTGGCCAATCGTTTCCGGGCGGAACTGCGTCAGCTTCTGACGTGCCTCGAACGACAGCCCTCGAACCTCTGAGTAATCGAGGTTTTCGGGCAACTTCGTGTTCTCGTGCGCTTCGTTTCGCTCGATCTCGCCAGCTTGCCGCTCGATATAACCCTGATATTTGACGCCGATCTCGATCTGTTCCTTGATTTGCGCGAGCAGCACTTCGTCATCGGCCAGTACCTCGGC includes these proteins:
- the rsmG gene encoding 16S rRNA (guanine(527)-N(7))-methyltransferase RsmG — translated: MTARIDTTAGREALAALLDEGLRELDIELSAEQKGKLLDYVALLAKWNAVYNLTAIRDPRQMLIQHILDSLSIVPHLATLGPATLLDVGSGGGLPGVVLAIVFPDWTITVNDIVQKKSAFQSQAKAELGLGNLSVVTGRVENLRPGTEVPGKFDVIVSRAFAELADFVTLARHLVADDGAIWAMKGVRPDGEIERLPEGAHVKQVIRLKVPALDAERHLIEVTVG